One Hordeum vulgare subsp. vulgare chromosome 4H, MorexV3_pseudomolecules_assembly, whole genome shotgun sequence DNA window includes the following coding sequences:
- the LOC123446720 gene encoding beta-hexosaminidase 3-like, producing MMTPTLMRLVLALTAVGCCAARQASGRVDLWPMPASVSRGARMLYIAKDLKLTTAGAGYKDGKAILADAFRRMVAAIQLDHAINGSYDDLPVLAGVNVVVRSPDDEFGVDESYRLTMPSTGSPLYARIEVWC from the exons ATGATGACGCCGACGCTGATGAGGCTGGTGCTGGCGCTCACGGCGGTCGGGTGTTGCGCCGCTCGACAGGCGTCCGGCCGCGTCGACCTGTGGCCAATGCCGGCGTCCGTTAGCCGCGGGGCCAGGATGCTTTACATCGCCAAGGACCTCAAGCTGACGACGGCTGGGGCCGGGTACAAGGACGGGAAGGCCATCCTGGCCGACGCCTTCAGGAGGATGGTGGCCGCCATCCAGCTGGACCACGCCATCAATGGAAGCTACGACGACCTTCCTGTGCTCGCCGGTGTCAATGTGGTCGTCCGTTCCCCGGACGACGAG TTCGGGGTGGATGAATCATACAGGCTGACCATGCCTTCAACCGGGAGTCCCCTATATGCCCGAATTGAG GTGTGGTGCTAA